The genomic stretch gaaatgtaaaaggCAAGGCAGACTAATCTTTGCTATTGCAAATATATCAAAGTATGCAACAGTAGCAAGATATGCAATTCTTCAAGCTATTAGTAAAGATTACTTTTGTCCTcaacaatacatttttttcaattcCCAAATGATGTGTTTTAAGAGTATGTAAATACAAAATAGAAGAATTTAGGTACAAGAATTATAAACTCAAACCATTTGGCTACAAGCATATCCTCTTTGTTTAGAAACTTCCTCGGAAATTTAATGTTTTGGAGGCTTTGTGATAACAGGCATTGAAACTTAACAAAAAATTTCCAGGTTGTGCTGAAGAAATACGGGGATATTAACATAAGAAGAACTCAGTAGGCCACGCCAGAAGATCTGTTCCTGATCAAACATTGACACGATCTTTCAAGCATCTTCCTCGAGCCACAGAGGGGCCTCACTATTGCATTATCCAACACCACCCCCAAACACTAAGGTATCAAATCATCGGGTTCCCTTGCAAGCATGACAGATGAGAATCTAGCAAAGCTAATCCACTGCTCACTTTGAGCTCTTCTGCATgactatatttaaataatttaccCAATTCATAATTAACAGAACATTGCTCTCTAGTAAGCATGCttacacatgtatatataaaaaagtaacaGCTTTGCTGAACATCAGCTGATTAAAAAGAGTATGTCTTCAGTTATTTATGAAGCAGGACAATTTGTTTTATGAAAGCAtttaagattagaaaaaaaatgtcccTACTAGAACAAACCTGAATCTTATTTCAGAATTGGTTATAGCATTGAAGTTGTATACTTCCTGCATTCGTTTCACATGCGACACTGGAAGCGGTGcctaaaaaaaggaaattgcaaaGTCAGAATAAGCCAGATGTACACCTCAATCCATGTACTTCAAAACACAAACAAGCTCTTGAAAGAAGACTGATGCTACAAAAGATAGAATTAAAAGCTTACTATGATAAATATTTGTTCCTTTCACTCTCTCATAGTATTAGGAAAATGGCAAAGAATAAACATGGGTGTTCGCAAATTCACATCCAGCACTACCAGAACATTCAAAACTTGAAGTTCTTTCATTCAGTTTTATCTGTAGCTAATTTAAATGACACAAATGTCAAATACAGACAAATTCAAGCAccttctaattttcttttcacCTTCCAATCCAAAGTACTGCATATGTTGCTCATCAGGCAAAGAACCAAACTTTACCAGGGAGGCATGGCTGAAAGTTTTGGTGACTATCCAAGGTGAGAGCCAGTTATTTTAGCAAGATTAAAAGAACACAGACAATTTACTTCCAAAGCACATTCGGGCTTCTGTGCCTGCTTTTGAAATATCAGAATCAGATTACACCAGGCATGCATTTACCTCCAGAAGCAACAGTGCCAGGAACTCAATCAACTGATGAGATGACATTCCCTTCAGGTCTGCTGAGTTGAATGAGCACAAATCACTCTCTTTTGCCTAAAAAGAGAACAGTCATTTAAGTTTTTAATAGGTATTTCAATGCACAAAatggtttttttgtgtttggACATCTGCATTTACTTTTGAGACATTTCACGTAAAAAGGTACTGATTTGTGATATCCAAAACTGCACAAATACAAGATTCTAAAGACAAAATATGGGGGGTAAGCTACTATATGAAGTTTGGTATTCTTCACTTAAATTTTCACTTGCTTTTTCCCCACTGATCTGTTAAAGTTCCCACTGATATTTCTGTTAACTTtaagtgaaaaaacaaatactttttctaCAAAAAGTTACactgagaagaagaaaattaaaggtAACATTCTGGGACAGTAAAAAGCCATGAAACTAACAAAAGGAACATATGTGGAATTCTCTATTAGTTGTATGAATTTTCTGGTTAAAATTGTATGGTATTAGTTGCTTACTGTGATGCATATATTTTAGGTTTTGATGAGAAATACATACTAGCTCCATTATAACGTGGGGCAAGTACTGTTAATACAATGTAATCAGTAATGTAGAGATACCTTggcatttgtttttaatcaaaatatgaaAGCTGTAATATTAGCCTTTCAAAAAGAATAATCTCAGCCTAGTTATGTATGCATAACACAAAGCTGGCTGTGTGCCTTGTTAAAATATGCAACCCATTTCACACACAGAAGCAAATCCACAGACTACGATGAAAGGCTACTCTATGAAATGCAAAACCCCTGGCAGCAATACCATCACGATAAAATACTCTCAGCAAATGATAGACTTCAGATGAGAATGGCTCACTTTGTACAAAGAAAACTAGTTTTGCAAGATAGACCTCAGAAGAATGCCTTAACCACTCACTTTGATCCATCTTTGGCTCAAGGCAACACAAGCATTTGCTAGTGTCATATCATATCTGTCAAAGATGAGAAACAAAGAATCACACTCTGGAAACACAAATAGCTCCTGTAACATTTTCACAAGAATGCTTAGGAATTCTTTTCAAATGGCTGCACATTTGTTCATTATAGGCTCCAACTCAATATTGCAACACAATTCACAAAAATCTATTAGTATGAAAtacatttctgtgttttcattcCTCACAGTAATCACAAGCATTTTGTACATAGGCAACGCTGTCCCTTGATCCCATATACTCCTGTCCTAAGATGATGGATATTTCTGAGCATACACAATGTCTAATTGTACATGTATTATAGCCTgcagctggaaataaaatattcttgtaacactcagttggaaaaaaaaaaaaaaaacttccatgGCAACTTTCAAAGCGAAATgaattttcaatggaaaaaaactgaaaatactaacagcaacattttttcccctatgtACATATATATCAATTTCTACAAAGTGCCAGGACGTTTTCTCATGAAACGTGTGTGGGAAAACTTTCACCCTGTTTACAAACTGTTACGTGACTGTATGAAAAATTATGTGGAatcaggagaaggaaaagacaaaCTATAAAAGACAACAGCATACTTACGTAGGTTTCACTGGTGGCATTCCTGGAGCGTGCAGCCAGGAGTTCCAGTCAACTTTATCAAGAACATCTACCTACAAGCAACACAAATCCTTATTCAATTTAGAATGtaatttttagagaaaaacatACCCTATAAAAATTAGTTTcaatctttgggttttttttaaacatccctCCAACGAAGCTGAAGAATCCtattaaaatattctcttttggAAAAGGTACATCACAATGCAAATCCATCATAGCAAGATTTCAGACTACGTCACGTAAAGATCACTAAATAAAGAGCAGAAAGATAAAGGACAGGTCCTTATAGAAGGTAATTCCTGAGCTATGCCACAGTTTCACATAAAAGGTTTCAATCACTTAGTTTTAAATATCACCCAACCTTATCCTTGAAGTAGGAGTACAAAgacttcttccagtcctcagttGTTATGCTCTTATAAGCAAACTGCTGAATGTAAGCCTTCAAGAAGCCAATGAAGATATctaacagtaaaaacaaacaactgtttcagtgtttgaaaataaaatatgaaagaataaaatgtaaAGTCTGACTAACACTTACCTGGTCCTCCGAGAAGTTGTTCAaggtgaaaaagcaaagcaaagccttTCTCATATGGAACAGATGAATAGGCAGTATCAAGATCTACTTCATTCAGATCAGGGACGAGGTTAGTTATAGGATTTGTTTCTCCAAGAGTATTTATCTGCGACACAGAcataagaaaatatattcatcCGGAAAGGCAAATTTTCTTGCAAATCACTGCTAATCATATCTATAAAGGTATCATCCGTCCTAGACTGAGATGGCCTCATTTTAAAGCATTATCTCTCATTCTTCTTCCCGAAGCTCTGAATTTGCACAAAATTTACTAacctgttttctcattttcttgtatCAGTGTTTGACACCATGTCAAACAAAGAAGTTGTGATCAATCACCCTGCGCCTCTGTCATTCCAAAGTAGTTAATTACTATCACAGTAATCTTAATCACAAGTGCCTAATGAACTACATATATTTATCCCTTTACTAATAAAATACTTGATTTAAACAGGCAGTATAAAGCATAAAATACAACAAGGAAGCATTCATAGTAAAACAGATAAACTGAGTCATCAAACAAAATGAGAAGAGGCTATGTTATCACAGACTGAAAGTCTGAAATCTAAGCTTAACTATGCTCTCTAACCACTAAATGAAACAACCTTCCTAGACAGGAACAGATGATTAGGAATATACTCAATTATAATGCAatgtgcagggggaaaaaaaatgagttacTTGCATTAGGCATTGGAAATTCTGACAGCTGAGAAAACAGTCATGCTTGCAAATAGTTTTGACAAGCTCTCAGCTACTTCCCAGTATATTATCAGTTAATATTGCAGTTTAGTCATACTCTAGAAGAACCAAAAGAGTCTGGAAAGATGTTCATCTTTACAGAACAGCTTAAAACAGTTCAAAAATCTTTATCTATCCTCTGATTGAGCATACCGAGCTATTTACCTTGGGAAGACAACATATGCCTTGGAAACCAAAGCTACTCATTCTCCAAAAAGTGTCAGGAAAGCTGACTAGATACATCTTATTTGTGCAAAACATACGAAACATatcagctttattttatttaggcTTAATTTTAAACATACAGTTCTCATAACTTTAAAGATAGCTACCGTATTCTGCAGTTCCCTCCAACCTCCTAGGGCTTGAAACTGCCTTAACTGTTCACCAAACAACCGACCACCAATCCTGCGTTCCAGGTATACAGTATGTCCCTCATTTAGCCTGGAAATATATTGATAAAGTCAGTATGGGTAAGATGGCAAAATTAATTTCCTTGATTTCTCTacacattaattttaaaatatattttgtatggCACTCAATATTCTACCTACCAAAAATGCTCCCATGTTTTGTTTGTTACCAAGTTTCCTGTCCAGCTGTGAGAGATTTCATGAGCAATAACCTAAAACATAGAAAACAATGACAGACCTACAGCTCAGACTCCTCTGGAAAATGAACTATCAAATCCCATCAGAAAGGAATAATCATAATGGGATGTTATTTACTGCTCTACATTCTCAAAGCCAACTGATATTCACAGTTCTGTAAACTTATCTATAGAAATTTTATTTAGAGGACTACTATTCTACCAGACCTTCTccagaaataattttgaatttgtGGCCTGCAAGCCATACAGCCAAACTGACTGGCAACAACTCATCCGGTAATATGGTGCATATACTTGTTTATCTGAAATCACATTTACAGAATACTGGATACATGTCAAGTGACAGACTAATATTATTTTCCCACTTAAGCAACTACTGCAGTGCTGGGATGCTCTTTAGAAAAacgaaaaacaaaacacccctaGAAGAATAATGACACAATATCCATGTCCAAGTATCCATGtcaaatatttcagtattcttgTGATAAGACGATATTCATTTTTTGTAGCAGTATATCGGTCTAGTAGAGAGACTAATGAGATTACAACAGCATCCAGAATACTCAACTTTGCAGACAAAGCTAGAACTTAAGTATGATAACTGTACATCGTGCGAGTTCTAGTGACCAAACAGATAGAGATGGACAAGTTTCCTCTAAACAATTTAGATAAGATCAATTTAGTTACGTTTTTAACTTACACTTACAGGGGACAGGAATAAAGTTATTGAGTAGCTGACTGCAGTTAGTTCCCTATGAGTACAGGCACCCATGCCATTTGCACCTGTTCATTACACAAAATAACATCTCCAGTTTTTCTAGAGTTTATTTAGAACTAAAACTCAATTTGTAAGACTTCCTGAGTCACTGCCTTAGTTTTTAACTCACCCAATGAAGAAAAGACCACATTTGCAGATAATAATTACAAAGTAAGTTAAGATGCAAGTTCAAGTTATGTTCTATTTGAAGACATGAACACATTTTGCACTTACACTTGACAGAGATCGATCACCTgcctacataaaaaaaaaaagacagggtaGTTATTAGTTCAAGTAAAACTCAAAATGTACCAACTTAATATAGTTTCACATATAACTCTAAAGAAGGCAGAAACACTTACAGTTCTTTCTGGTGGAAAGATTAATCCAGTCTACGGATTAATATCCAAACACTGGAGCAAGCTCGAAGGAAAGGTGACTTTCGGAAGTGTTATACTTACCAATAGTGTTGGAGTTACAAAAGTAAGGCAAGGATTCTCCATGCCACCATAAGGAAAAGAAGGTGGTAAGACTAGCAGATCATACTGTCCCCACACATAAGGTCCTGCTAAATCTTCTGCTGTTTGCAGCATAGCTTCAGCCTGAAACAAGAATTCATCTTAGTTTCTAACAAGACATCTAACTACAAACTCTAAACAAGTTATAAGCTATTGACCAACACCTCATTCTCTCTCAGCCTGGGATGTTCTACATGCCGAATGAGCACAAGACTCTGTATCAACCCTTATTCATCATATTCAACAACAGGTTTGCATTGTGCTAGCGGAACAGCATCTTCTTGGGGGTGGGAAGTAGAGGAAGGAGGGgtacagataaaaataaaatgaacaaaacacTGAAGTATATATAGTCTGTTCCTTTTCCAATACTACAACGAATAGTAATTATACAAAATAATCTTTGTTAATTACCCACCTCAGCAAATTCGTAGGCTGATTTATCCACTAGCTCCTTTTCAGCCCATACCAGTGTCCTTGGGCCAATCTCTCTGTTGAAAGTAAAAGTTCCAGTGAGACACAGTGAACTCGAAGTAATTCTGTGGGAAACTAACATAGAGAGCATAAGGCATTTAACGTGCTTATAAGTAACCTGTGCTGCTGAAGAAACTCATCAGAGAATCTGcggcttttgtttttcctctctactGCCAAAGCAACACTACAAAAACTTTAGAAAACAAAACGAAACGCATACATTCCCTGTTcagtgaataaaataaatatgaaatatattcacagattttaaaatgttgtaaaGCACCAATACGAAAGTATTATTCTGGGCTAGACTGACACACATCCTTATTCAGATGAGCAGTGAGGCTGAAGCTgtaattttctgtcttttatatgTGACAAAGCTCATCTGTTACTGGATGAAAAAGATACTAGTATCtgagctaaacaaaacaaaacaaaaaacaaccaccaaCTTGGTGTTTCCAAACAATTTCAAACTCTTcatagtatttctttttcttacaataaaagtatttttcaatagaaaaaagaTGCAAGAACAAATCAAGATGCATACATTTTGATAGAAATAAAGAATTCAAAAACATAAATTAAGGAAGGTGCAGTACTGTAGAACAAAATGAGGTTCAGTTCCAGGATGAAAAGAAAGTTAACCACTTACAGATAATTGTTCAATGAAACTATAAGACTGTTAAAAGCTAGAAACACAAGGTCAAGTGACAGAGAGAGAACTTTCTGAATAGCTTTTATAATTATTAGTATTTATACTTTCACTCACCTGCTTTCCAAAGCTCCAACCACTAAAGCAATCAAGTAGCAAGGTATCGGAACCTAAtggagaacattaaaaaaaaattatttgtaatgCAAGATATCAACACTGCTGATTTAgtcaaaggaagaaagagaggtatGTAAATAAAGAAGTATGTACACTATCTCCACAATATCCTGCCCTGCGTTAGAATAAAGGCACCATTTTTATTCCCCAACatgattttcctttatttgtgaGAAGCACTTGTTTCAGGGATCTTTCACGCAAAAGCCACAAAATTGTATCATTTCTgtgtgaaaagaaaaattctgcaaaTGTAAGAATATACAAAAATGCAGCCAGTTTGgctaatgttttaaaaaaacagttagtTTTCCATACTCATTCCAGAGCCATTAGTACTCATGGAAGGACTCAGGAGATACTGCTCAGATAAAGGACAGTtgtatcacattaaaaaaatgcaggaaaaatttCAGTGAATTGAAGCAAACAGGAAGATTCATGGATACAAAAGATTTAGGAAAACCTGTGTGCAATTTCCATGTTTGAGAttaaaatataatcaaaatatttgttatttttatgaaaaaattcCAAAGCTACAGTATCTTGATAGCAAACCGCTTTCTCCAGTGCTCTGAAAACAAATGGGGATTATATAAACTTGCTAAAGCCCCATTTTAATCAGACAAAATACTGTTCAATAAGTAACTCTTCAAACCATAATTACTTGGAGACAAAACTTTTGATAAAATTTTAATCCACAACTTATTATCaccaaaacattttgatattATTTATTGAAATACTCATATTACCATGTGTGTTTTAGTTTACATATTGAACTATAGAACATACTCTTGAAAGGACTTAAAATAAAGAGGCTCAATAAATCCCTATATTTCGATCCCTGATTTGCTGATATGAAGTTTTGAAATGGCTTCAAATCTCAACAGCTGTCAGTTTATAAATTCATTTCACAGAAGCTGCTCTCCAGTACACTTCTTACCAGCCTGTCCATGCAAGAGCAAAAAGAGATTTTAGAGCTTTAATGGTGTTCTATATTATATTAATCACATGTAATGTAATTTCCACTAGACCAAATTTTGTTATACACTGTACAGGTCCACCAGGTTTATTAAATGTTCATTTCTAGATAACATATACCTCCCGAGAAGCCTTATACACTAGActaagagcagcaaaagcttCTGGCTCTACAGAGCAGGTACAATACTGCAT from Dromaius novaehollandiae isolate bDroNov1 chromosome 1, bDroNov1.hap1, whole genome shotgun sequence encodes the following:
- the LTA4H gene encoding leukotriene A-4 hydrolase, with product MAAAVVDVSSFSSPSCCLTRHLYLRCRVDFGARALRGTVALTARAEREALRCLVLDTKDLQIFKATVNGQDAKFGFGQKHSFKGTPLEITFPFELRRGQEAIVEISFESSPKSSALQWFTPEQTSGKKHPFLFSQCQATHCRAILPCQDTPAVKLTYYAEVSVPKELVALMSAHRDGEMPDPEDSSRKIYRFSQNVPIPCYLIALVVGALESREIGPRTLVWAEKELVDKSAYEFAEAEAMLQTAEDLAGPYVWGQYDLLVLPPSFPYGGMENPCLTFVTPTLLAGDRSLSSVIAHEISHSWTGNLVTNKTWEHFWLNEGHTVYLERRIGGRLFGEQLRQFQALGGWRELQNTINTLGETNPITNLVPDLNEVDLDTAYSSVPYEKGFALLFHLEQLLGGPDIFIGFLKAYIQQFAYKSITTEDWKKSLYSYFKDKVDVLDKVDWNSWLHAPGMPPVKPTYDMTLANACVALSQRWIKAKESDLCSFNSADLKGMSSHQLIEFLALLLLEAPLPVSHVKRMQEVYNFNAITNSEIRFRWLRLCIQAKWEEAIPLALKMATDQGRMKFTRPLFRDLYSFDKSRDLAVKTFLEQRACMHPVTSMLVGKDLKQDQ